Proteins encoded within one genomic window of Sulfurovum sp. XGS-02:
- a CDS encoding L,D-transpeptidase: protein MKIVLALCVTLITLQAQTKQLLVVTTKNWSTPIGTLQRYELDDTRWKKVGDVIEIKLGRNGLGWGIGLHEVPKDAQIIKKEGDGKSPAGIFKLKQAFGYAPFNVKYPYKVYEETDHCVDDVNSKYYNKIVDSTQVDVDYKSKEHMKFPKDYYKYGIVVDHNHIDEDGAVKGAGSCIFMHIKDVPTAGCTVMHESEIQEIIKWLDADKYPLLLQGTEGLVTSFWKRIKTL from the coding sequence ATGAAGATTGTACTTGCACTATGTGTCACACTGATCACGCTACAGGCCCAAACAAAACAACTTTTGGTCGTAACAACAAAAAACTGGTCTACACCGATAGGCACTTTGCAACGCTATGAACTAGATGATACACGCTGGAAAAAAGTAGGTGATGTTATAGAGATAAAACTGGGTAGGAACGGTTTGGGATGGGGCATAGGGCTGCATGAAGTACCAAAAGATGCACAGATTATCAAAAAAGAGGGTGATGGAAAATCACCGGCAGGTATTTTCAAACTCAAACAAGCTTTTGGATATGCACCCTTTAATGTTAAGTACCCTTATAAAGTTTACGAAGAGACAGACCATTGTGTGGATGATGTCAATTCTAAGTATTACAATAAAATTGTAGATAGTACACAAGTTGATGTGGATTATAAAAGTAAAGAGCATATGAAGTTTCCTAAAGACTACTACAAGTATGGCATTGTGGTGGATCATAACCATATAGATGAAGATGGAGCCGTAAAGGGGGCTGGGTCATGTATTTTTATGCATATAAAGGATGTACCTACTGCCGGATGTACTGTGATGCATGAGAGTGAGATTCAAGAGATCATAAAATGGCTGGATGCAGATAAATATCCTCTGTTACTTCAAGGGACTGAAGGTCTGGTAACAAGTTTTTGGAAAAGAATTAAAACCTTATAA
- a CDS encoding Na+/H+ antiporter NhaC family protein, with product MEYGILSIAIPLLTIILAIITKDVIVSLMGGIFAGFLVLNAYNPIDAFIALFDGVIALFSETWITKTLLFIVMVGSIIRLLTLSGAVDSFVAYLSQRSKKIDSPTGAMLLAYVIGVVIFIESSITALVAGTVAKPLCDKNSVSREKLAYICDSTSAPICSLIPLNAWGALLLGLIVTAIDSQVISGDGVSLLISSIPYNFYSLFTLAIVLVVIFLNINIGPIKNATPVPYVVQHDETKIKATPYRMLLPILVMVLMVPVGLYLTGEGDIFKGSGSTSVYYAVIITLLFIYLYYVPTKTLTHQNYFIGLYEGIGDMIPVGLIMVFALLIGNVIGDLGTAKYLAHLLTGNISPVLIPLLIFLVASITAFSTGTSWGTFSIMMPIALALGATMDLHIPLVIAAVISGGIFGDHSSPISDTTIISSMAAGCDHVEHVRTQLPYALLGGMLASGAFFITGWFTV from the coding sequence ATGGAATATGGAATATTATCAATAGCAATCCCGTTGCTGACAATCATTTTAGCTATTATAACCAAAGATGTGATCGTTTCGCTCATGGGCGGTATCTTTGCAGGTTTCTTGGTACTGAATGCCTATAACCCTATCGATGCCTTCATTGCTCTTTTTGACGGTGTTATCGCACTTTTCTCAGAAACTTGGATCACCAAAACACTTCTCTTCATCGTGATGGTGGGCTCCATTATCAGACTACTCACACTAAGCGGGGCGGTTGACAGTTTCGTAGCCTATCTTAGCCAACGGTCAAAGAAAATAGACTCACCGACAGGAGCGATGCTGCTTGCCTATGTTATCGGGGTCGTGATATTTATAGAGTCATCTATCACTGCACTGGTTGCTGGTACTGTGGCCAAACCTCTATGTGACAAGAATAGTGTCAGCAGGGAAAAACTTGCCTATATCTGCGATTCGACTTCTGCGCCTATCTGTTCTCTCATCCCGCTCAATGCATGGGGTGCCCTGCTGCTAGGGCTCATCGTTACGGCTATTGACTCTCAGGTGATATCAGGAGACGGTGTCTCTTTACTAATCTCTTCTATCCCCTATAACTTTTATTCGCTCTTTACTTTGGCGATTGTATTAGTGGTTATATTTTTAAATATTAATATCGGACCTATCAAGAATGCAACGCCTGTACCCTATGTGGTTCAGCATGATGAGACAAAGATTAAAGCTACACCCTACAGGATGCTTTTGCCTATTTTAGTGATGGTATTGATGGTTCCGGTTGGTCTCTATCTCACAGGAGAAGGTGACATATTTAAAGGTTCAGGCTCCACTTCTGTCTACTACGCTGTGATCATCACGTTACTCTTTATATACCTCTATTATGTACCGACCAAAACACTCACGCATCAAAACTATTTTATAGGGTTGTATGAAGGTATAGGAGATATGATACCCGTAGGATTGATCATGGTCTTTGCGCTGCTTATAGGAAACGTCATAGGTGATCTTGGTACAGCCAAATATTTGGCTCATTTGCTTACGGGGAACATTTCACCTGTACTCATACCGCTACTTATCTTTTTAGTGGCAAGTATCACTGCATTCTCAACAGGGACAAGCTGGGGTACATTTTCCATTATGATGCCTATTGCTTTAGCGTTGGGTGCAACGATGGACCTGCATATTCCTTTGGTCATAGCTGCAGTCATCTCAGGAGGGATCTTTGGAGACCACTCTTCGCCTATCTCTGACACGACCATTATTTCATCCATGGCGGCAGGGTGTGACCATGTGGAGCATGTAAGAACACAACTGCCTTATGCACTCTTAGGCGGTATGTTGGCATCAGGTGCTTTTTTTATAACGGGATGGTTCACCGTATGA
- the lpxB gene encoding lipid-A-disaccharide synthase: MKLLVSALEPSSNLHLKEVLKHTHDLELLGIFDKNIKEGKPLYDISEMAIMGVVDAIKKLRWFFKVADEMVELAKEVDKVLLMDSSGFNLPLAKKLKAKYPNKEIIYYILPQVWASRPKRVKKLEQYCDKLLGILPFEIEYYNSDKAQYVGHPLLDEIDVHRIEEETKGCIAFMPGSRKSEISRLMPIFLELRRKFPEIRPLLVIPPSFSRNKIAKLYKGNREFEIVRDTHEALRRAEFAFICSGTATLEAALIGTPFTLAYIAKKVDFFIGTKLLGITQVGLANIILTHYNNTTLHNELLQEEVTVDNLLKEYYNTDRKIFGEKAEELKRYLSHGSSKKVAEIIMLEKS, translated from the coding sequence ATGAAGCTTCTCGTCTCAGCCCTCGAACCCTCATCAAACCTCCATTTAAAAGAGGTTCTCAAACATACCCATGATCTTGAACTCCTGGGTATCTTCGACAAAAATATCAAAGAGGGTAAACCACTGTATGATATCAGTGAAATGGCCATCATGGGTGTAGTAGATGCCATCAAAAAGCTCCGATGGTTCTTTAAAGTAGCTGATGAGATGGTCGAACTCGCTAAAGAGGTAGACAAAGTACTTTTAATGGACTCTTCAGGATTTAACCTTCCTTTGGCTAAAAAACTCAAAGCAAAATACCCTAATAAAGAGATCATTTACTACATCCTTCCTCAAGTATGGGCCAGCCGTCCCAAACGTGTTAAGAAGCTGGAACAGTATTGCGATAAACTGCTCGGCATACTCCCCTTCGAGATAGAGTATTACAATTCTGATAAAGCACAGTATGTCGGACATCCGCTGCTGGATGAGATAGATGTACACCGCATTGAAGAAGAGACAAAAGGATGCATCGCATTCATGCCGGGAAGCCGAAAAAGTGAGATAAGCCGTCTGATGCCCATTTTTCTGGAACTGCGCAGAAAATTCCCGGAGATCCGACCGCTCCTTGTCATTCCTCCTTCTTTCTCTAGGAACAAGATAGCTAAACTCTACAAAGGCAATCGAGAGTTTGAGATCGTGCGTGATACCCACGAAGCCCTCAGACGTGCTGAGTTTGCCTTCATCTGTTCAGGGACAGCCACACTTGAAGCTGCACTCATAGGTACACCTTTTACACTTGCTTACATTGCTAAGAAAGTAGACTTTTTCATAGGGACGAAACTGCTGGGCATCACACAGGTAGGCTTGGCCAACATCATACTTACCCATTACAATAACACCACCTTGCATAATGAGTTGCTCCAGGAAGAAGTGACAGTTGACAACTTGTTAAAAGAGTACTACAATACCGACCGTAAGATCTTTGGTGAGAAAGCTGAAGAGTTAAAAAGATATCTTTCTCATGGCAGTTCCAAGAAAGTCGCGGAAATAATCATGTTGGAAAAATCATAA
- a CDS encoding epoxyqueuosine reductase QueH, whose protein sequence is MLVHICCSVDSHYFLQKLQTEYPEEKLTGFFYDPNIHPYSEYYLRLLDVKRSCKMLGIDLIEGEYDVENWLEAVRGLEHEPEKGSRCSVCFDRRFEVSAQKASEIGETSFTSTLLTSPKKSLKQLKVAGDALAHREGIAFVAPDYRKASGTQEQNILAKEDALYRQDYCGCMFGLTIQRDQQEKLADELFVPLSKQIQPESIEERIAMYEKRWEMEEANIPHKIIKQRFLNWRLMMGLLRVRKEVVPAHFLPYSTLKGEYTRGKIEYHIGEVYHMNRDEVRFITLGYYNELAGTDYKSVTELIYAPPLFSKEVEVRAKLGVTPYDLSVIMVVEEIPNNKIEIICQSKTYSDVKEVLINI, encoded by the coding sequence ATGCTAGTACATATCTGCTGTTCGGTCGACAGTCACTACTTTTTGCAAAAACTCCAAACAGAGTACCCCGAAGAGAAACTGACCGGGTTCTTTTATGATCCCAACATTCATCCCTACTCCGAGTACTACCTACGACTTCTGGATGTAAAACGCAGCTGCAAGATGCTCGGTATTGACCTCATTGAGGGAGAGTATGATGTGGAAAACTGGCTTGAGGCTGTACGCGGTTTGGAACATGAACCAGAAAAGGGATCTCGCTGCTCTGTCTGTTTTGACAGACGCTTTGAGGTGTCCGCACAAAAAGCCAGTGAGATAGGTGAGACAAGCTTTACCTCTACCCTGCTTACCAGCCCTAAAAAATCTCTTAAACAACTGAAAGTTGCCGGTGATGCATTGGCCCACAGGGAAGGCATAGCATTTGTAGCACCTGACTACAGAAAAGCATCAGGTACTCAGGAACAGAACATTTTAGCCAAAGAGGATGCACTCTACAGACAAGACTACTGTGGATGTATGTTCGGTCTGACTATTCAGCGTGACCAGCAGGAGAAACTGGCAGATGAACTCTTTGTACCGCTCTCAAAACAGATACAGCCAGAATCCATAGAAGAGCGCATTGCAATGTATGAAAAACGCTGGGAAATGGAAGAAGCGAACATCCCTCACAAGATCATCAAACAACGGTTCTTGAACTGGCGTTTGATGATGGGCTTACTGCGTGTACGAAAAGAGGTCGTTCCTGCACACTTTCTACCCTACTCTACACTTAAAGGCGAATATACAAGAGGTAAGATAGAGTACCATATCGGAGAGGTGTATCATATGAACCGTGATGAGGTACGTTTCATCACGCTTGGATACTACAATGAGCTCGCTGGCACAGACTATAAAAGCGTTACAGAGCTCATCTATGCCCCACCATTGTTTAGTAAAGAAGTGGAGGTACGAGCCAAGCTGGGTGTAACCCCTTATGATCTCTCTGTTATTATGGTCGTTGAAGAGATACCAAACAACAAGATAGAGATCATTTGTCAAAGCAAGACCTACAGTGATGTTAAAGAAGTATTAATAAATATATAA
- the fabZ gene encoding 3-hydroxyacyl-ACP dehydratase FabZ gives MLYNVVDIQNILPHRYPFLLVDRITELTPGEYIEGLKNISISEPVFQGHFPGHPIYPGVMIIEGMAQAGGVLAFKSMDLASQEEIENKVVYFMSIDNAKFRSPVTPGDQLVYKINVIKNKGAVWQLDAKAYVDDKVVAQAELKAMIVDK, from the coding sequence ATGCTTTATAACGTCGTAGACATTCAAAATATATTGCCACATAGATACCCATTCTTGCTAGTGGACAGAATTACTGAACTTACTCCGGGTGAATATATCGAAGGTCTTAAAAATATCTCTATCTCAGAACCTGTATTTCAAGGTCATTTCCCGGGTCATCCTATCTACCCTGGTGTAATGATCATTGAAGGTATGGCACAGGCTGGTGGTGTATTGGCGTTTAAAAGTATGGATCTAGCCAGTCAGGAAGAGATCGAAAATAAAGTGGTATACTTTATGAGTATCGATAATGCAAAGTTTCGTTCACCGGTTACACCGGGGGATCAACTGGTGTACAAGATCAATGTCATCAAAAACAAAGGTGCCGTATGGCAACTTGATGCAAAAGCATATGTAGATGACAAAGTAGTTGCGCAAGCTGAACTTAAAGCTATGATCGTAGATAAATAG
- the lpxA gene encoding acyl-ACP--UDP-N-acetylglucosamine O-acyltransferase yields the protein MSLIHASAVIEDGAILGENVSVGPFAYIGPNVKIGDNTTVATHAVIEGHTTIGKNNRIFPHAAVGTIPQDLKFAGERVELIIGDNNTIREFTLLNPGTKGGGSVTRIGNGNLLMGYVHLGHDVILGDNCILANGATLAGHVELGNHVVIGGLTPVHQFVHIGDYAMIGGASALSQDIPPFCLAEGNRANLRGLNLTGLRRAMDRKDINALKSAYRELFEEGKPLQEVAQRLFESTDSDKVKQLCEFIMTSKRGIPFTRSKTNEDK from the coding sequence ATGTCTTTAATACACGCTTCTGCAGTCATAGAAGATGGGGCCATCCTCGGTGAGAACGTTTCTGTAGGTCCTTTTGCATACATCGGCCCGAATGTAAAGATCGGGGATAATACCACCGTGGCTACACATGCTGTGATAGAGGGCCATACTACCATAGGAAAAAATAACCGTATTTTCCCGCATGCTGCGGTGGGTACGATACCGCAGGATTTAAAGTTTGCAGGAGAACGTGTAGAACTTATCATTGGTGATAACAATACCATCAGAGAGTTTACCTTGCTCAACCCGGGGACCAAAGGTGGAGGTTCTGTTACTAGGATAGGTAACGGGAACCTGCTTATGGGGTATGTGCACCTAGGGCATGATGTGATCCTTGGAGACAACTGTATCCTTGCAAATGGTGCGACACTTGCAGGCCACGTTGAGTTGGGTAACCATGTGGTGATCGGTGGACTTACCCCTGTACATCAGTTCGTACATATCGGTGACTATGCGATGATAGGTGGGGCCAGTGCTTTATCACAGGACATTCCGCCTTTCTGTCTGGCTGAAGGTAACCGTGCGAACTTGAGAGGACTCAACCTTACAGGTTTACGCAGAGCAATGGATCGGAAAGATATCAATGCACTCAAATCAGCCTACAGGGAACTTTTTGAAGAAGGTAAACCATTGCAGGAAGTAGCACAAAGACTTTTTGAAAGTACAGACTCAGATAAGGTCAAACAACTTTGTGAATTTATTATGACCTCTAAAAGAGGTATTCCGTTTACACGGTCAAAAACAAATGAGGATAAATAA
- the clpX gene encoding ATP-dependent Clp protease ATP-binding subunit ClpX has product MTRKTCSFCEAQESEENPLIAGESAYICSNCVVSAYKILFGEEEQDESQTDVGPHILYTPKELNTLLDDYVIGQEKAKKTLSVAVYNHYKRIFKDDIQDDTQIAKSNVLLIGPTGSGKTLLAQTIARFLNVPIAIADATNLTEAGYVGEDVENILTKLLMAADGDPQRAEQGIVFIDEIDKIARMGENRSITRDVSGEGVQQALLKLIEGSVVNIPPKGGRKHPNQDFIQIDTSNILFICGGAFDGLNDILKRRLGENILGFGQEKRSKKDEENLLPTVEADDLVTYGIIPELIGRLHVLATLGEISKEDMVRILVEPKNSLVKQYQKLFEIDDVKLTFEEDALSRIAQKALERKTGARGLRSILEEILLDIMYELPELEGYEVVITDEVVESGAKPLYIKDKITA; this is encoded by the coding sequence ATGACAAGAAAAACATGTAGCTTTTGTGAAGCCCAAGAGAGCGAAGAAAATCCACTCATCGCGGGTGAAAGCGCTTATATCTGTTCAAACTGTGTTGTTTCTGCCTATAAGATCCTTTTTGGTGAGGAGGAACAGGATGAGTCACAAACAGACGTTGGACCTCATATTCTCTATACACCAAAAGAGTTGAACACGCTACTTGATGATTATGTCATTGGTCAAGAGAAAGCGAAAAAAACACTCTCAGTTGCTGTCTATAATCACTATAAACGTATTTTCAAAGACGACATTCAGGATGATACACAAATCGCTAAATCCAATGTGCTTCTCATAGGACCAACCGGTTCAGGAAAAACACTTTTGGCACAAACGATCGCCAGATTTTTAAATGTGCCTATCGCTATTGCAGATGCGACGAACCTTACAGAAGCAGGATATGTAGGTGAAGATGTTGAAAACATTCTTACTAAACTGCTTATGGCAGCAGATGGTGACCCGCAACGTGCTGAACAGGGGATCGTATTTATCGATGAGATAGACAAGATCGCCAGAATGGGTGAAAACCGTTCTATCACACGTGATGTATCAGGAGAAGGCGTACAGCAGGCCCTCCTTAAACTCATCGAAGGTTCAGTCGTGAATATACCGCCAAAAGGTGGACGTAAACACCCTAACCAGGACTTTATACAGATAGATACTTCTAATATACTCTTTATCTGCGGGGGTGCATTTGATGGTCTCAATGACATTCTTAAACGAAGACTTGGTGAGAACATACTTGGTTTTGGTCAGGAAAAACGCTCTAAGAAGGATGAAGAGAATCTTCTTCCTACAGTAGAGGCAGATGATCTTGTCACATACGGGATCATTCCTGAACTTATTGGCCGTCTGCATGTACTTGCGACACTGGGAGAGATAAGTAAAGAAGATATGGTTCGAATCCTGGTTGAACCTAAAAACTCTCTTGTCAAACAGTATCAAAAACTCTTTGAAATAGATGATGTAAAACTTACCTTCGAAGAAGATGCACTTTCGCGTATTGCCCAAAAAGCGCTGGAAAGAAAAACAGGAGCAAGAGGATTGCGTTCTATTCTTGAAGAGATACTTCTTGATATCATGTATGAGTTGCCTGAGCTTGAAGGATATGAAGTCGTGATCACTGATGAAGTCGTTGAATCAGGTGCAAAACCTTTATATATAAAAGATAAAATAACAGCATAA
- a CDS encoding rod shape-determining protein, translating into MFKRLLGMFSNDLAIDLGTANTLVLVKGQGISINEPSVVAIQYDKHGREKILAVGQEAKDMVGKTPGNIKAIRPMKDGVIADFEVTEMMIRYFIEKAHRRKGFFSPRIIICVPYGLTQVERRAVKDSAENAGARYVYLIEEPMAAAIGAGIPVKDPNGNLVVDIGGGTTEIGVTSLGGLVISKSIRVAGDNLDQAIIDYIKKNFNLLIGERVAEELKIKIGTAIPLKEELTTTVRGRDQVEGSLASIEITSEHIRAAMKDSLEEIAEALKDVLEQTPPELAGDIVENGIVLTGGGALIRGLDKYLSDIVKLPVYIAEDPLLAVAKGTGIALDEIDILQQMAYED; encoded by the coding sequence ATGTTTAAAAGATTATTAGGAATGTTCTCAAACGATCTAGCGATCGACCTGGGAACGGCAAACACACTTGTACTGGTGAAGGGGCAAGGTATCAGTATCAATGAACCTTCCGTCGTCGCTATCCAGTATGACAAGCATGGTAGAGAGAAAATTCTTGCCGTGGGTCAGGAAGCAAAAGATATGGTGGGTAAAACACCGGGAAATATTAAAGCGATTCGTCCCATGAAAGACGGTGTGATCGCTGATTTTGAAGTGACTGAAATGATGATCCGTTATTTCATTGAGAAAGCACATAGAAGAAAAGGTTTCTTCTCCCCACGTATCATTATTTGTGTACCTTATGGCCTTACACAGGTTGAAAGACGTGCCGTAAAGGACTCTGCTGAAAATGCCGGTGCAAGATATGTTTACCTCATAGAAGAACCTATGGCAGCTGCCATTGGTGCGGGTATACCGGTAAAAGACCCAAATGGTAACCTTGTAGTGGATATCGGTGGAGGTACAACAGAGATCGGTGTGACTTCACTGGGTGGTCTTGTGATCTCCAAGTCTATTCGTGTTGCTGGAGATAATCTTGATCAGGCGATCATTGACTACATTAAAAAGAACTTTAACCTTCTCATTGGAGAGCGTGTGGCTGAAGAACTTAAGATCAAGATCGGAACAGCAATTCCATTGAAAGAAGAGTTGACCACTACCGTACGTGGTAGGGATCAGGTTGAAGGAAGCCTTGCTTCTATAGAGATCACTTCTGAACATATCAGAGCTGCGATGAAGGATTCTCTAGAAGAGATCGCAGAAGCACTGAAAGATGTACTTGAGCAAACACCGCCGGAACTCGCCGGTGATATCGTAGAAAACGGTATTGTACTGACAGGTGGTGGTGCATTGATCAGAGGGCTGGACAAATATCTTTCGGATATCGTCAAACTTCCTGTATATATCGCTGAAGACCCTCTTCTTGCTGTTGCAAAAGGGACAGGTATTGCATTGGATGAAATAGATATCCTACAACAAATGGCATATGAAGACTAG
- the mreC gene encoding rod shape-determining protein MreC produces the protein MKTRLVIIAILLLILTVLLSRNDERISDTFLNIINPIKQKYKHFTQNLEDKSQSYIFQKESIEKLSKENRILRKRLLEQIHYIEQVKDIYEVLPTLSHIPVKNISITDTISYVKLNSFSQIILTKPKGLTEDKLYGLIQGSVVAGTARVRNNQLYGYLTSDKKCRFSVFIGETKAPGIALGLKENEMIVKFIPKWHKIKEGDAVLTSGLDGIFFADIPVGLVTKVEVQSSYTVAHIKTYSDIFHPKAFFLINDAKATLAENYDANRTNMATRYSTPDINFEQDRSVEPLKDANISTPVVSSIPRRIDQTQEDVIEPAEVSEIVEAPRKVNKKKLEIGSSSLDLF, from the coding sequence ATGAAGACTAGACTTGTCATCATTGCCATACTGTTACTCATACTAACAGTACTACTGTCACGAAATGATGAACGTATCTCTGATACGTTTCTCAATATCATCAATCCTATCAAACAAAAATATAAACATTTTACACAGAATTTAGAAGATAAAAGCCAAAGCTATATTTTCCAAAAAGAGTCTATCGAAAAACTGAGTAAAGAGAACCGTATTTTACGTAAACGCCTTCTTGAACAGATCCACTATATAGAACAGGTAAAAGATATTTATGAAGTGCTTCCTACACTCAGCCACATTCCTGTAAAAAACATCTCTATCACCGATACCATATCCTATGTCAAACTGAACAGTTTTTCTCAGATCATACTGACCAAACCCAAAGGACTGACAGAAGATAAACTCTATGGCCTTATACAAGGCAGCGTCGTTGCAGGGACTGCAAGAGTCCGCAACAATCAACTCTATGGCTATCTGACATCAGATAAAAAGTGCCGCTTCTCTGTCTTCATCGGTGAGACTAAAGCACCGGGTATCGCTTTGGGATTAAAAGAAAATGAAATGATCGTCAAGTTCATACCAAAATGGCATAAAATAAAAGAAGGGGATGCCGTCCTTACATCAGGTTTGGATGGTATATTTTTTGCAGATATACCTGTAGGCCTTGTCACAAAAGTAGAAGTACAGAGTTCTTATACAGTTGCACATATCAAAACCTACAGTGATATTTTCCATCCTAAAGCATTTTTCCTGATCAATGATGCCAAAGCCACCCTTGCAGAAAATTATGATGCTAACAGAACCAACATGGCAACACGATACAGTACTCCTGATATCAATTTTGAGCAGGACCGTTCGGTGGAACCGCTCAAAGATGCCAATATAAGTACACCTGTTGTATCCAGTATACCGAGACGTATTGACCAGACACAAGAAGATGTTATCGAGCCTGCTGAAGTTTCAGAAATCGTAGAAGCACCTAGAAAAGTCAATAAGAAGAAGCTTGAAATCGGGTCAAGTAGTTTAGACCTCTTTTAA